Proteins encoded together in one Mycobacterium noviomagense window:
- the cysC gene encoding adenylyl-sulfate kinase has product MASPTTLLRIATAGSVDDGKSTLIGRLLYDSKAMMEDQWASVQRTSKERGHDYTDLALVTDGLRAEREQGITIDVAYRYFSTPKRKFIIADTPGHIQYTRNMVTGASTAQLAVVLVDARHGLREQSRRHTFLASLLGIRHIVLAVNKMDLIDWSQEKFETIRDEFHAFAARLDVHDVVTIPMSALHGDNVVTKSGHTPWYDGPALLPYLEEVYIAGDRNLVDVRFPVQYVIRPQTREHQDHRSYAGSMASGVMRPGDEVVVLPSGKTTRISAIDGPNGPVAEAFPPMAISLRLADDLDISRGDMIARPTNQPRAVREFDATVCWMADDSALEPGREYLIKHTTRTTRAKVIELAYRLDVNTLHRDKTAKALTLNELGRITLRTPVPLLLDEYTRNTSTGSFILIDPVTNGTVAAGMVLRDVSARTPSPNTLRHKSLVTADDRLTGRGRTVWFTGLSGAGKSSVAMLVERKLLEQGVAAYVLDGDTLRHGLNADLGFSMADRAENLRRLAHVAVLLADCGQTVLVPAISPLEEHRELARRVHAEAGIGFFEVFCDTPLEDCERRDPKGLYAKARAGEITHFTGIDSPYQRPKNPDLRLTPDRSLDELAQQVVDLIESRR; this is encoded by the coding sequence ATGGCTTCTCCTACGACGCTGCTTCGCATCGCCACCGCGGGTTCCGTCGACGACGGCAAGTCCACCCTGATCGGGCGACTGCTCTATGACTCCAAGGCCATGATGGAAGACCAGTGGGCCTCGGTGCAGCGCACGTCCAAGGAACGCGGCCACGACTACACCGACCTGGCCTTGGTGACCGACGGACTGCGGGCAGAACGCGAACAAGGCATCACCATCGATGTGGCCTACCGCTACTTCTCTACGCCTAAGCGGAAATTCATCATCGCCGACACCCCGGGCCACATCCAGTACACCCGCAACATGGTCACCGGAGCCTCCACCGCCCAGTTGGCGGTGGTGCTGGTCGACGCCCGCCACGGGTTGCGCGAGCAGTCGCGCCGCCACACGTTCCTGGCGTCGCTGCTGGGCATCCGCCACATTGTGCTGGCCGTCAACAAGATGGACCTGATCGACTGGAGCCAAGAGAAATTCGAGACGATCCGCGACGAGTTCCACGCTTTTGCCGCCCGGCTTGACGTGCACGACGTGGTCACCATTCCGATGTCGGCCCTGCACGGCGACAACGTGGTCACCAAGTCGGGGCACACGCCGTGGTACGACGGTCCGGCGCTGCTGCCGTATCTGGAAGAGGTGTATATCGCCGGTGACCGTAACCTGGTCGACGTCCGGTTCCCGGTCCAGTACGTCATCCGGCCGCAGACTCGCGAACACCAAGACCACCGCAGCTACGCGGGCAGCATGGCCAGCGGAGTGATGCGACCGGGCGACGAAGTCGTGGTACTGCCGAGCGGCAAGACCACCCGGATCAGCGCGATCGACGGGCCCAATGGCCCGGTGGCCGAGGCGTTTCCGCCGATGGCGATCTCGTTAAGGCTTGCCGACGATCTGGACATCTCTCGTGGCGACATGATCGCTCGGCCCACCAACCAGCCTCGGGCCGTGCGAGAGTTCGACGCGACCGTGTGCTGGATGGCCGACGACTCTGCGCTGGAGCCCGGCCGCGAGTACCTCATCAAGCACACCACCCGCACCACACGCGCGAAGGTGATCGAGCTGGCCTACCGGCTCGACGTCAACACCCTGCACCGCGACAAGACCGCAAAGGCGTTGACGCTCAACGAACTTGGTCGCATCACGCTGCGTACCCCGGTGCCGCTGCTGCTCGACGAGTACACCCGCAACACCAGCACAGGGTCGTTTATCCTTATCGACCCCGTCACCAACGGCACCGTGGCCGCCGGCATGGTGTTGCGCGACGTGTCGGCCCGCACGCCAAGCCCGAACACCCTGCGGCACAAGTCATTGGTGACCGCCGACGACCGGCTCACTGGACGGGGGCGCACGGTGTGGTTCACGGGCCTGTCCGGTGCGGGCAAGTCCTCGGTGGCCATGCTGGTGGAGCGAAAGCTTCTTGAACAGGGCGTTGCCGCTTACGTTCTCGACGGCGACACCCTGCGCCACGGCCTGAACGCCGACCTCGGATTTTCCATGGCCGACCGCGCGGAAAACCTGCGCCGGCTCGCCCATGTGGCGGTGCTGCTGGCCGACTGCGGCCAAACCGTTTTGGTGCCGGCGATCAGCCCGTTAGAAGAGCACCGCGAGCTGGCTCGCCGGGTGCATGCTGAGGCCGGCATCGGCTTTTTCGAGGTCTTCTGCGACACCCCGCTGGAGGACTGCGAAAGGCGCGATCCCAAAGGCCTCTACGCCAAAGCCCGCGCGGGCGAGATCACGCATTTCACCGGCATCGACAGCCCCTACCAGCGGCCCAAGAATCCAGACCTGCGGCTCACCCCGGACCGCAGCCTCGACGAACTAGCCCAGCAAGTCGTCGACCTGATCGAGTCGCGGCGGTGA
- the cysD gene encoding sulfate adenylyltransferase subunit CysD — protein sequence MTSQVTTAPAVGQYELSHLRSLEAEAIHIIREVAAEFERPVLLFSGGKDSIVMLHLALKAFHPGRLPFPVMHVDTGHNFDEVIATRDELVKQTGVRLIVAKVQDDIDAGRVVETIPSRNPLQTVTLLRAIRENQFDAAFGGARRDEERARAKERVFSFRDEFGQWDPKAQRPEVWNLYNGRHHKGEHIRVFPLSNWTEFDVWSYIGAEKITLPSIYFAHRRRVFERDGMLLAVHRYMQPRTGEKVFEASVRFRTVGDVTCTGCVESTAATVAEVIAETAVARLTERGATRADDRISEAGMEDRKRQGYF from the coding sequence ATGACCAGTCAAGTAACCACCGCGCCGGCAGTCGGGCAGTACGAGTTAAGCCATCTGCGCTCGCTGGAGGCCGAGGCCATCCACATCATTCGGGAGGTGGCCGCGGAGTTCGAGAGGCCGGTGCTGCTGTTCTCCGGCGGCAAAGACTCGATCGTGATGCTGCATTTGGCGCTCAAGGCGTTTCACCCGGGCCGTCTGCCGTTCCCGGTGATGCACGTCGACACTGGCCACAACTTCGACGAGGTCATCGCCACCCGCGACGAGCTGGTCAAGCAGACCGGGGTGCGGCTGATCGTGGCCAAGGTGCAAGACGACATCGACGCCGGGCGGGTCGTGGAGACCATCCCGTCACGAAACCCGCTGCAGACCGTGACGCTGCTGCGCGCCATCCGCGAGAACCAGTTCGACGCCGCGTTTGGCGGCGCCCGCCGCGACGAGGAACGGGCCCGCGCCAAGGAACGGGTGTTCAGTTTCCGCGACGAATTCGGGCAGTGGGACCCCAAGGCACAACGGCCAGAGGTGTGGAACCTCTACAACGGGCGGCACCACAAGGGCGAGCACATCCGGGTCTTCCCGCTGTCGAACTGGACCGAGTTCGACGTCTGGTCCTACATCGGCGCCGAGAAGATCACGTTGCCGTCGATCTATTTCGCGCACCGCCGACGGGTGTTCGAACGCGACGGCATGCTGCTGGCGGTGCACCGGTACATGCAGCCGCGCACAGGAGAGAAGGTGTTCGAGGCCTCCGTGCGCTTCCGCACCGTCGGAGACGTCACGTGTACCGGTTGTGTGGAATCGACAGCGGCCACGGTGGCGGAGGTCATCGCCGAGACCGCGGTGGCGCGGTTGACGGAACGGGGAGCGACGCGCGCCGACGACCGGATCTCCGAAGCCGGCATGGAAGACCGCAAACGGCAGGGGTACTTCTGA
- a CDS encoding PaaI family thioesterase has protein sequence MSTPDKPPNGRDVIAQFLPTSPFVAKLGIVADALADDQVRLRLPWDPSNVTIGDMVHGGAIATLADLTVMAAAWCGAEAPPELRGVTVSMALDFMAPARATDVIGVGRALRRGRSLVNCEAEIVDPQDRLIAKALATYKIG, from the coding sequence ATGTCGACGCCCGATAAACCGCCCAATGGCCGCGATGTCATCGCTCAATTCCTGCCCACGTCTCCCTTCGTCGCCAAGCTCGGCATCGTCGCCGACGCGCTCGCCGACGATCAGGTGCGGCTGCGGCTGCCCTGGGATCCGTCCAACGTCACCATCGGCGACATGGTGCACGGCGGGGCCATCGCGACGCTGGCCGATCTCACGGTCATGGCGGCGGCTTGGTGCGGCGCCGAGGCACCGCCCGAGCTGCGCGGCGTGACGGTGTCGATGGCGCTCGACTTCATGGCACCGGCCCGTGCGACCGACGTGATCGGGGTAGGCCGGGCGTTGCGGCGCGGGCGGTCACTGGTCAACTGCGAGGCCGAGATCGTCGACCCGCAGGACCGGCTCATCGCGAAGGCGCTGGCCACCTACAAGATCGGCTGA
- a CDS encoding beta-class carbonic anhydrase, whose product MTVTDEYLANNADYANSFEGPLPLPPSKHVAVVACMDARLDVYRILGLKEGEAHVIRNAGGVVTDDAIRSLAISQRLLGTREIILIHHTDCGMLTFTDDDFKRAIQDETGLKPPWAAEAFPDLEEDVRQSLRRIEASPFVTKHESARGFVFDVATGKLNEVTL is encoded by the coding sequence GTGACGGTTACCGACGAATACTTGGCCAACAATGCGGACTATGCGAATAGCTTCGAGGGGCCGTTGCCGCTGCCGCCGAGCAAACATGTTGCGGTGGTGGCGTGCATGGATGCCCGGCTCGACGTGTACCGCATTCTCGGGCTCAAGGAGGGCGAGGCACATGTCATCCGCAACGCCGGCGGCGTGGTCACCGACGACGCGATCCGCTCACTTGCCATCAGTCAGCGGTTGCTGGGAACTCGGGAGATCATCCTGATTCACCACACCGACTGCGGGATGCTCACCTTCACCGATGACGACTTCAAGCGCGCCATCCAGGACGAGACCGGTCTCAAACCGCCATGGGCCGCTGAGGCTTTCCCCGACCTGGAAGAAGACGTCCGGCAGTCGTTGCGCCGCATCGAGGCCAGCCCGTTCGTCACCAAACACGAGTCGGCGCGCGGCTTCGTCTTCGACGTGGCCACCGGCAAGCTCAACGAGGTCACCCTCTAG
- a CDS encoding ABC transporter permease, which yields MIRFLARRLLNYVVLLALASFLTFCLTSLAFHPLDSFIQRHPQPPAEAIHAKAVQLGLDKPIPIRYGKWIAGVVHGDFGTTVAGHPVSEELWRRVGISLRLLVIGSVVGMAVGVIVGAWGAIRQYHMSDRVITVLSLITLSIPSFVLAGLLILAGLRVNMLTGLQMFLYTGETSPIPHGGWWDQLVDRAQHIVLPSLTLALGAVAVFSRYQRNAMLDVLSEDFIRTARAKGLTRRRALFKHGLRTALIPLATLFAYGVSGLVVGAVFVEKIFGWHGMGEWAIQGISTQDTNIVLAIALFSGAAVLLAGLLSDVFYAVLDPRVRVS from the coding sequence ATGATCCGCTTCTTGGCGCGTCGGTTGCTGAACTACGTCGTCCTGCTGGCACTTGCGTCGTTCTTGACGTTCTGCCTGACATCCCTGGCGTTTCATCCGCTGGACAGTTTCATCCAGCGCCACCCGCAGCCTCCGGCGGAGGCCATCCACGCCAAAGCCGTTCAGCTCGGTTTGGACAAACCGATACCGATCCGGTACGGCAAATGGATTGCCGGCGTGGTCCACGGTGATTTCGGCACGACGGTGGCGGGCCATCCCGTTTCCGAAGAGCTGTGGCGCCGAGTGGGGATCAGCCTGCGGCTCCTGGTGATCGGTTCGGTGGTGGGCATGGCGGTCGGCGTCATCGTGGGCGCGTGGGGCGCGATCCGTCAGTACCACATGAGCGACCGGGTGATCACCGTGCTGTCGTTGATCACCCTGAGCATCCCGTCATTCGTACTCGCGGGCTTGCTGATCCTGGCCGGGCTGCGGGTGAACATGCTTACCGGGCTGCAGATGTTCCTGTACACCGGTGAGACGTCACCGATTCCGCACGGCGGATGGTGGGACCAGCTGGTCGACCGCGCGCAGCACATCGTCTTGCCAAGTCTCACACTGGCCTTGGGGGCGGTCGCTGTGTTCAGCCGCTATCAGCGCAACGCGATGCTGGACGTGCTCAGCGAGGATTTCATCCGCACCGCTCGCGCCAAGGGCCTGACCCGCCGCCGCGCGCTGTTCAAACACGGCCTGCGCACCGCTCTGATTCCGCTGGCCACTTTGTTCGCCTACGGAGTCAGCGGTCTGGTCGTCGGGGCGGTGTTCGTCGAAAAGATCTTCGGCTGGCACGGCATGGGCGAGTGGGCGATACAAGGCATCTCGACGCAGGACACCAACATCGTGCTCGCGATCGCGCTGTTTTCTGGGGCGGCCGTGCTGCTGGCCGGGCTGTTGTCCGACGTCTTCTATGCGGTGCTGGATCCCAGGGTGCGGGTGTCATGA
- a CDS encoding ABC transporter permease has translation MTQEVTAETTPVRSGIHPAAFTSRRTLLARRFFRNKPAVVALFLLALLFIGCYALPPILPYGYNDLDYNSLLQPPSLRHWFGTNALGQDLLARTLRGMQKSMLIGFCVALISTSIAATVGSVAGYFGGWRDRALMWLVDLLLVVPSFILIAIVTPRIKQSSNILWLIVLLAVFNWMVSSRMVRGMTMSLREREFIRAAKYMGVASRRIIVHHIVPNVASILIIDATLNVAFAILAETSLSFLGFGVQPPDVSLGNLIAEGTSSTTTFPWVFLFPAGALVLIVFCANLTGDALRDAFDPRSRSTPRRKRRPK, from the coding sequence ATGACACAAGAGGTCACCGCGGAAACCACCCCCGTCCGCTCCGGCATCCACCCGGCCGCCTTCACGTCACGGCGAACCTTGTTGGCGCGGCGGTTTTTCCGAAACAAGCCAGCCGTGGTGGCGCTGTTCCTGCTGGCGCTGTTGTTCATCGGGTGCTATGCGCTGCCGCCGATACTGCCCTACGGTTACAACGATCTGGACTACAACTCCCTGCTGCAACCACCGTCGCTTCGACACTGGTTCGGCACCAATGCTCTTGGCCAGGATCTGCTGGCCCGGACGCTGCGCGGCATGCAGAAGTCGATGCTCATCGGTTTTTGTGTGGCGCTGATCTCGACCAGTATCGCCGCGACCGTGGGATCGGTGGCCGGGTATTTCGGCGGCTGGCGTGACCGGGCGCTGATGTGGCTGGTGGACCTTCTGCTGGTGGTGCCGAGCTTCATCCTGATCGCCATCGTCACGCCGCGTATCAAGCAGTCGAGCAACATACTGTGGCTGATCGTCCTGCTGGCGGTGTTCAACTGGATGGTCAGCTCCCGGATGGTGCGCGGCATGACGATGAGTCTGCGAGAACGCGAGTTCATTCGCGCGGCGAAGTACATGGGGGTGGCCAGCCGGCGCATTATCGTCCATCACATAGTGCCGAACGTTGCCTCAATCCTCATCATCGACGCGACACTCAACGTCGCCTTCGCCATCCTCGCCGAAACCAGTTTGAGTTTCCTGGGATTCGGTGTCCAGCCGCCCGACGTGTCACTGGGCAACCTGATCGCCGAGGGCACTTCTTCGACCACCACGTTCCCGTGGGTCTTTTTGTTTCCGGCGGGCGCGTTGGTGCTGATCGTCTTCTGCGCCAACCTCACCGGCGACGCCTTGCGGGACGCGTTTGATCCGCGCAGCCGGTCGACGCCCCGCCGGAAGCGGCGCCCCAAGTGA
- a CDS encoding dipeptide ABC transporter ATP-binding protein: MSALLEVTDLNVTFVTEDLLVPAVRGTSYRIDPGEVVAIVGESGCGKTTAAMAVVGLLPEYAQVSGSVRLHDQELLGLSDNEMSQIRGKTIGTVFQDPMSALTPVYTVGDQIAEAIAVHNRQIGRANARKRAVELLELVGIAQPERRARAFPHELSGGERQRVVIAIAIANDPDLLICDEPTTALDVTVQAQILDVLRTARDVTGAGVLIITHDLGVVSEFADRALVMYAGRPVETATVDELYRDRRMPYTVGLLGSVPRLDAPRGTRLIPIPGAPPTVTSRSPGVCTFAPRCPLSVDECLSAEPDLVTIRDGHQAACIRTDHVAGRSAAEIFGVSTQPQADNTTAEPPVVLKVTDLAKTYRLTKGVVFRRQVGEVRAVDGVSFTLEQGRTLGIVGESGSGKSTTLTQVLELTKPEAGSIEILGADVAAIDAAARRTLRTELQVVFQDPVASLDPRLPVFDVIAEPLVADGFDKRRCDERVAELLGIVGLDHADASRYPAEFSGGQKQRIGIARALALQPKVLALDEPVSALDVSIQAGIINLLLDLQQQFGLSYLFVSHDLSVVKHLAHRVAVMYRGKIVEQGDGDQVFTNPQHEYTRRLLAAVPRAHSDVTSG; the protein is encoded by the coding sequence GTGAGCGCCTTGCTGGAAGTGACGGACCTCAACGTCACCTTCGTAACCGAGGATCTGCTGGTCCCCGCGGTGCGGGGTACGAGTTACCGCATCGATCCGGGTGAGGTGGTGGCCATAGTCGGCGAATCCGGTTGTGGCAAAACGACTGCCGCGATGGCCGTAGTCGGGCTGCTGCCCGAATATGCTCAGGTGTCCGGATCGGTGCGGTTGCACGATCAGGAGCTGCTCGGCCTATCCGACAACGAGATGTCACAGATCCGCGGCAAGACGATCGGCACTGTGTTCCAAGACCCGATGTCGGCGCTGACGCCCGTCTACACCGTCGGCGACCAGATCGCCGAAGCCATCGCGGTCCACAACCGTCAAATCGGCAGGGCGAATGCCCGAAAGCGTGCAGTCGAGCTGCTCGAACTGGTCGGCATTGCCCAACCGGAACGCCGCGCCAGAGCCTTCCCGCACGAGCTGTCGGGCGGCGAGCGCCAGCGCGTGGTGATCGCGATCGCCATCGCCAACGACCCCGACCTGCTGATCTGCGACGAACCCACCACCGCGCTGGATGTCACCGTGCAGGCACAGATCCTCGACGTATTGCGGACCGCGCGCGACGTCACCGGCGCCGGTGTGCTGATCATTACCCATGACCTCGGCGTGGTGTCGGAGTTTGCCGACCGGGCACTGGTCATGTATGCCGGTCGCCCGGTCGAAACGGCCACGGTCGATGAGCTTTACCGCGACCGCCGGATGCCCTACACGGTCGGATTACTGGGTTCGGTGCCACGGCTGGACGCCCCGCGGGGCACCCGGCTGATCCCGATCCCGGGGGCGCCGCCGACCGTGACGTCGCGGTCGCCCGGCGTGTGCACGTTCGCCCCCCGCTGCCCACTGTCGGTGGACGAATGTCTTTCCGCCGAACCCGATCTCGTCACCATCCGCGACGGCCACCAGGCTGCGTGCATCCGCACCGATCACGTCGCGGGGCGCAGTGCGGCCGAGATCTTCGGAGTGTCGACGCAGCCGCAGGCGGACAACACCACGGCAGAACCTCCGGTCGTGCTGAAGGTCACCGACCTTGCCAAGACGTACCGGCTCACCAAGGGTGTAGTTTTTCGTCGGCAGGTGGGCGAGGTTCGTGCCGTCGACGGGGTCAGCTTCACCTTGGAGCAAGGCCGCACCCTGGGCATCGTCGGTGAATCCGGCTCGGGCAAATCGACGACACTGACCCAGGTTCTCGAGCTCACCAAACCAGAGGCGGGCTCCATCGAAATCCTGGGCGCCGACGTCGCAGCCATTGATGCGGCCGCACGTCGCACCCTACGGACCGAACTGCAAGTGGTGTTCCAAGACCCGGTGGCGTCGCTCGATCCACGGCTGCCGGTGTTCGACGTCATTGCCGAGCCGTTGGTCGCCGACGGATTCGACAAGCGTCGGTGTGACGAACGGGTGGCCGAGCTCTTGGGGATCGTCGGACTCGATCATGCTGACGCCAGCCGCTATCCCGCCGAGTTCTCCGGCGGGCAAAAGCAGCGAATCGGTATTGCGCGGGCGCTGGCGCTGCAGCCGAAGGTCCTTGCGCTCGACGAGCCCGTGTCGGCTCTCGACGTCTCAATTCAGGCGGGCATCATCAACTTGCTGCTGGACTTGCAGCAGCAATTCGGGTTGTCCTATCTGTTTGTGTCGCACGACCTTTCGGTGGTCAAACACCTGGCCCACCGGGTCGCGGTGATGTACCGGGGAAAGATCGTCGAGCAAGGCGACGGCGACCAGGTGTTCACCAACCCGCAGCACGAGTACACGCGCCGACTGCTGGCCGCGGTGCCGCGCGCACATTCCGATGTCACCAGCGGTTAG
- a CDS encoding ABC transporter family substrate-binding protein, whose translation MIVKLAALALVVSVVVGGCADGYRDLQQGHAARVGTTSDMNPRDPATLRDGGNLRLALSEFPSNFNELNIDGNTADVGSIVTPTLPGAFITQPDGTPKLNTDYFVDVELSSTNPQVVTYTINPKAVWTDGTPITWQDLKSEVDACSGRDKRYLIASRAGFERVKSVTRGVDDRQAVISFAEPYAEWRGMFAGGMQPRSMTANPDVFNKGQLNAPGPSAGPFIVSTIDKAAQRIVLRRNPHWWGAKPRLDSITFLVLDATAVIPALQNNAIDAAEVGTLDEMVTAERTPEIVIRRAPAPTWYHFTFNGAPGSILADEKLRVAICRGIDRQAIVNIVQHGLTDHPVPLNNHIYVAGQVGYQNNSAPGAFNPDQARRDLDSLGWQLKGAVREKDGKQLVIRDVFFDAPTARQIALVAQQSLSQVGVKLVLEPKPGTGFFSQYVGVGDFDMVQFGWVGNAFPLSALPQIYTSDGDTNFGKIGTHAIDAKIEQTLSELDQDKARALANEVDTMIWQEGFSLPLFQSPGDRAVRSDLANYGAPGLADVVYTAIGFTRD comes from the coding sequence ATGATTGTCAAGCTTGCGGCGCTGGCCCTGGTTGTGAGTGTGGTCGTCGGCGGCTGCGCGGACGGATACCGGGACCTTCAGCAGGGCCATGCCGCACGGGTCGGCACGACCAGCGACATGAATCCCCGCGACCCCGCGACCCTGCGCGACGGCGGTAACCTGCGACTTGCGCTGAGCGAATTCCCCTCCAACTTCAACGAATTGAACATCGACGGCAACACCGCCGACGTCGGTTCGATCGTCACGCCCACGCTTCCCGGTGCGTTTATCACCCAGCCCGACGGCACGCCGAAACTCAACACCGACTACTTCGTCGATGTCGAGCTGAGCAGCACCAACCCCCAGGTGGTCACATACACGATCAATCCCAAAGCGGTATGGACCGACGGCACCCCGATCACCTGGCAAGATCTCAAATCCGAGGTCGACGCGTGCAGCGGCCGGGACAAGCGGTACTTGATCGCCAGCAGGGCGGGGTTCGAACGGGTGAAGTCGGTGACCCGAGGCGTCGACGACCGCCAGGCGGTCATCAGCTTCGCCGAACCGTACGCGGAATGGCGCGGAATGTTCGCCGGAGGTATGCAACCACGCAGCATGACGGCGAATCCCGACGTCTTCAACAAGGGTCAACTCAACGCCCCGGGTCCCTCAGCCGGGCCGTTCATCGTTTCCACGATCGACAAAGCAGCGCAGCGGATAGTGCTGCGCCGCAATCCTCACTGGTGGGGTGCCAAGCCGCGGCTGGACTCGATCACGTTTCTCGTGCTGGACGCCACCGCGGTCATTCCCGCCCTGCAGAACAACGCCATCGATGCCGCCGAGGTCGGCACCCTCGACGAAATGGTCACCGCCGAGCGCACTCCCGAAATCGTCATCCGGCGTGCGCCGGCGCCCACGTGGTATCACTTCACCTTCAACGGCGCGCCTGGGTCCATCCTCGCCGACGAGAAGCTGCGGGTAGCGATCTGCAGGGGAATCGACCGCCAAGCCATAGTCAACATCGTCCAGCACGGCCTGACCGACCATCCGGTGCCGCTGAACAATCATATTTACGTCGCCGGCCAGGTGGGCTACCAAAACAACAGCGCGCCAGGGGCTTTCAACCCGGATCAGGCACGTCGAGATTTGGATTCACTGGGCTGGCAACTCAAGGGGGCCGTCCGCGAAAAGGACGGCAAGCAGCTAGTCATCCGTGACGTGTTCTTCGATGCGCCCACGGCCCGTCAGATCGCCCTGGTCGCTCAGCAGAGCCTTTCCCAGGTCGGTGTCAAGCTGGTGCTCGAACCCAAACCGGGCACCGGGTTCTTCAGCCAATATGTCGGGGTCGGCGACTTCGACATGGTCCAATTCGGCTGGGTGGGCAACGCTTTCCCGCTGTCTGCGCTGCCACAGATATACACCTCGGACGGTGACACCAACTTCGGCAAGATCGGCACCCACGCGATCGACGCCAAGATCGAGCAAACACTGTCCGAACTCGACCAGGACAAGGCCCGCGCGCTCGCCAACGAGGTCGACACCATGATCTGGCAGGAGGGATTCAGCCTGCCGCTGTTTCAGTCACCCGGTGATAGAGCGGTGCGCAGCGATCTGGCCAACTACGGCGCACCAGGGCTGGCCGACGTGGTCTACACCGCAATCGGATTCACGAGGGACTAA
- a CDS encoding TetR/AcrR family transcriptional regulator yields the protein MPKVSPEYRAERRAHILAAARRCFVRDGFHGTSMQDLVDEAGVSSGAVYRYFSSKEAVIEAIAAENLDEVVGVIEKSVEEGLTAEATIAAVLEFVTARHSEDGFAAIALLVWSEAMRNPTLAQRLRDSIGAATRLLRSSKRPGHDEAVATDLLLCVLPGYLMQLALRGPPAVKHLPRTVESVFARHSSHANSGHQSHDRRS from the coding sequence ATGCCGAAAGTGTCACCGGAGTACCGTGCCGAGCGGCGAGCGCACATCCTCGCCGCGGCACGCAGATGCTTCGTCCGAGACGGCTTTCACGGCACCTCGATGCAGGACCTTGTCGATGAGGCCGGCGTCTCCTCGGGCGCGGTTTATCGCTACTTTTCGAGTAAGGAGGCCGTCATCGAGGCGATCGCCGCAGAGAACCTCGACGAGGTTGTCGGCGTGATCGAGAAGTCCGTCGAGGAAGGGTTGACCGCCGAAGCGACCATCGCTGCCGTACTCGAATTCGTCACGGCCCGTCATTCCGAGGACGGATTCGCGGCGATCGCGCTACTCGTCTGGTCAGAAGCGATGCGCAACCCCACGCTGGCTCAGCGACTACGCGATTCGATCGGCGCCGCAACTCGGCTGTTGCGCTCGTCGAAACGCCCCGGCCACGACGAGGCGGTGGCGACCGACTTGCTCTTGTGCGTTCTGCCTGGCTACTTGATGCAGTTGGCCCTGCGTGGACCGCCAGCCGTCAAGCACCTACCGCGCACCGTCGAAAGCGTTTTCGCCCGCCATTCGTCCCATGCCAATAGTGGACATCAAAGTCATGATCGGCGCTCGTGA
- a CDS encoding carboxymuconolactone decarboxylase family protein: MSDNADFGTFGRFVETPVDAMPTGMKEAYDFTRELRGLVPGPHKIWLANPELSKTIVPTGAYYQRESTLTKAEIEIATNLVCARWRSAYASYEHEIIGERDGHLEARSVEALIAGLPTSFDDPRQQVVYELASALVGQRVVPTGLYRRAKELLGDAGIVDVAVLLGWFTMVSMTLAAFDVPANATGLDQ; the protein is encoded by the coding sequence ATGAGTGACAACGCCGACTTCGGCACCTTCGGCCGGTTCGTCGAGACACCGGTGGACGCGATGCCGACTGGCATGAAAGAGGCCTACGACTTCACCCGCGAACTGCGAGGCCTGGTGCCGGGCCCGCACAAGATTTGGCTGGCCAATCCCGAATTGTCCAAAACAATCGTGCCGACCGGCGCGTACTACCAGCGCGAGTCGACGCTTACCAAAGCAGAAATCGAGATCGCGACCAACCTGGTCTGCGCGCGGTGGCGCAGTGCGTATGCGAGCTATGAACACGAGATCATCGGTGAGCGAGACGGCCATCTCGAGGCGCGTTCCGTCGAAGCCTTGATCGCCGGGTTGCCCACATCCTTCGACGACCCGCGCCAGCAGGTGGTCTACGAGCTCGCCTCGGCGCTCGTGGGCCAGCGAGTGGTCCCGACGGGCCTGTACCGCCGCGCCAAGGAGTTACTGGGCGACGCCGGCATAGTCGACGTCGCCGTGCTGCTGGGCTGGTTCACCATGGTCAGCATGACCCTGGCGGCATTCGACGTGCCCGCCAACGCAACAGGTTTGGACCAGTGA